Below is a window of Leifsonia sp. NPDC080035 DNA.
CCGGACTGGGACGCCGCGGAGGCGGTCGCCCGGCTGTCCGCGCATCCGGAGGCGCCGGTCGCGGTCGCGTTGCTCGACCAGCGCAACCTCGCCGGAGTTGGGAACGTGTTCGCCAACGAGATCTGCTTCGTCCGCGGGATGCTGCCCACCCGCCCGGTGGGAGAGGCCGACGTCCCTGCGACCGTCGACCTCGCCCACCGGATGCTGGTGGCGAACCGTGACAGGACCGTCCGGGTCACCACCGGCGACACCCGCCGCGGCCGCAACACCTGGGTGTACGGCCGCGAGGGTCAGCCTTGCCGGCGCTGCGGAACGCTCATCCAACGGTCGAGCCTCGGCAGGACCGAGCTGGAGGAGCGGGTCAGCTACTTCTGCCCGGTCTGCCAAAGCTGAGCGCGCCGGGTCGGACGCGCCGGGTCGGACCGGCCCCGACGCGGTTGCGGCGAGCGGCTCAGGCGGCCGCGTCCTCCTCCTGCTCGCCCTGACGCACGGTGGCGAGGGCGGCGGACCACGACTCGAGCTGGTCGAAGAGCGGGGTGAGGCCGGCGACCTTGTCCGCGCCCGGCTTCAGCTGCCAGTTCTCGAAGTCGTGCGCGAGGCTGAGACCGACGAAGGCGCTCACGGTCGCGACCTGCAGCTGCGAGAGCACGAGGCGCAGGTGCTCGACGGCGCGGGCGCCGCCGAAGACGCCGTAGCTTACGAAGCCGGCCGCCTTGTTGTACCACTCGGCCCCGACGAAATCGATCGCGTTCTTGAGCGCGCCCGAGGTGCTGTGGTTGTACTCCGGGGTGACGAACAGATACCCGTCGAACTCGGCGATCTTCGCCGCCCACGCCTTGGTGTGGTCGTTCGCGTACTGGCCGGCCGCGGCGGGCATCGGCTCGTCGAGGTGGGGCAGGTTCCAGTCGGCGAGGTCGACGAGCTCGTACTCGACGCCGTCCCGCTGCTGCGCGTGCTCGAGAACCCAGCGGGCGACGGACTCACCGTTGCGGCCCGGGCGCGTGCTGCCGATGATGATCGCGATCCTGG
It encodes the following:
- a CDS encoding NAD(P)H-dependent oxidoreductase, whose product is MTRIAIIIGSTRPGRNGESVARWVLEHAQQRDGVEYELVDLADWNLPHLDEPMPAAAGQYANDHTKAWAAKIAEFDGYLFVTPEYNHSTSGALKNAIDFVGAEWYNKAAGFVSYGVFGGARAVEHLRLVLSQLQVATVSAFVGLSLAHDFENWQLKPGADKVAGLTPLFDQLESWSAALATVRQGEQEEDAAA
- a CDS encoding DNA-formamidopyrimidine glycosylase family protein; translated protein: MPEGDTVYQVAKRLRAALAGRTLTATDFRVPAYATVDLSGRRVEEVLSRGKHLLMRVGDVTIHSHLKMEGSWEVYPRGGRWRHPGHQARAVLKTEDNDVVGFLLGVLEVLPRDREQEAVGHLGPDLLGPDWDAAEAVARLSAHPEAPVAVALLDQRNLAGVGNVFANEICFVRGMLPTRPVGEADVPATVDLAHRMLVANRDRTVRVTTGDTRRGRNTWVYGREGQPCRRCGTLIQRSSLGRTELEERVSYFCPVCQS